A section of the Thauera chlorobenzoica genome encodes:
- a CDS encoding integrative conjugative element protein, RAQPRD family: MEHSLRSRAAGRGALILPLLAFAGTVGALPLNAWADTPMQRQELSAALRQVQALERLIETSAASTPGEPGQRYHFDYPRLRADLERVRAGLQDYLTPPRAQPRDPAELAGQYRLEPGAAHETAAEAKAGERP; encoded by the coding sequence ATGGAGCATTCACTTCGATCCCGCGCCGCCGGCCGTGGCGCGCTGATCCTTCCGTTGCTGGCCTTTGCGGGGACGGTGGGCGCGCTGCCTTTGAACGCATGGGCCGACACGCCCATGCAGCGCCAGGAACTGAGCGCCGCCCTGCGGCAGGTTCAAGCTCTGGAACGCCTGATTGAGACGAGTGCCGCATCTACGCCTGGCGAACCCGGCCAGCGCTACCACTTCGACTATCCGCGCCTGCGTGCCGATCTCGAACGTGTGCGCGCCGGATTGCAGGACTACCTCACGCCGCCCCGCGCCCAGCCCCGAGATCCGGCAGAGCTGGCGGGCCAATACCGCCTGGAGCCCGGCGCTGCCCACGAAACGGCAGCGGAGGCAAAGGCGGGGGAGCGGCCATGA
- a CDS encoding TIGR03758 family integrating conjugative element protein, translating into MNSAQLIAFQANSGITPSVMATALVGVVFAVLLLWGVWAIRTAYVGWAENRINQRQFLGVIVRFLAMYVVLTFFLLS; encoded by the coding sequence ATGAACAGCGCCCAGCTCATAGCCTTCCAGGCCAACAGCGGCATCACGCCCTCCGTGATGGCGACCGCCCTGGTCGGCGTGGTGTTCGCCGTGCTGCTGCTATGGGGCGTCTGGGCCATCCGCACGGCCTACGTCGGCTGGGCCGAGAACCGCATCAACCAGCGTCAGTTCCTCGGGGTCATCGTGCGCTTCCTGGCGATGTACGTGGTGCTGACTTTTTTCCTCCTCTCCTGA
- a CDS encoding TIGR03750 family conjugal transfer protein produces MSEHQHVRADGTVSFLPHRLNRHPVVVRGLTADELWVCCGLSAAVGLLIGAPLSWVFSTIAIAPTCIVFGIALGVFVGGGILRRHKRGRPDTWLYRQLQWWLAMRHPLLAGWTGGQVLVTRSGRWSVRRATP; encoded by the coding sequence ATGTCCGAGCATCAGCATGTCCGCGCGGACGGCACGGTGTCCTTCCTGCCGCACCGGCTTAACCGTCATCCGGTGGTCGTGCGCGGTCTGACCGCTGACGAGTTGTGGGTGTGCTGCGGCCTGTCCGCTGCGGTCGGGCTGCTCATCGGCGCACCGCTGTCCTGGGTGTTCTCGACCATTGCCATTGCGCCCACCTGCATCGTGTTTGGCATCGCCCTGGGCGTGTTCGTCGGGGGCGGGATTTTGCGGCGGCACAAGCGCGGCAGGCCCGATACCTGGCTGTATCGGCAGTTGCAGTGGTGGCTGGCGATGCGCCATCCCTTGCTCGCGGGCTGGACGGGCGGGCAGGTGCTGGTCACACGCTCCGGGCGCTGGTCGGTACGGAGGGCCACGCCATGA
- a CDS encoding TIGR03745 family integrating conjugative element membrane protein, producing MKTHLDSRFVPQRLANRMVLAASVFALPALSFAQGLPTLENPSRGTGSGIMQTIRNYGYDIVLLVALLVVASMFVGVCYHAYGTYAEIHTGKKTWGQFGLTVAIGAVLLVIGIWLLTEATGIL from the coding sequence ATGAAGACCCACCTTGATTCCCGCTTTGTTCCCCAGCGCCTTGCCAACCGCATGGTGCTTGCCGCCAGCGTCTTCGCGCTGCCCGCACTGTCGTTCGCCCAGGGTTTGCCCACCCTGGAGAACCCCTCCCGTGGTACGGGCAGCGGCATCATGCAGACGATCCGCAACTACGGCTACGACATCGTGCTGCTGGTTGCGCTGCTCGTGGTGGCCTCCATGTTCGTCGGCGTGTGCTACCACGCCTATGGCACCTACGCGGAAATCCATACCGGCAAGAAGACCTGGGGCCAGTTCGGCCTCACCGTGGCGATTGGCGCGGTGTTGCTGGTGATCGGCATCTGGCTGCTCACCGAAGCGACCGGCATCCTTTGA